A single region of the Arthrobacter sp. zg-Y20 genome encodes:
- the araA gene encoding L-arabinose isomerase, which translates to MSPLTTTLDPYEVWFLTGSQGLYGEDTLRQVAEQSQAIVGMLEAAGLPVRVVWKPTLTDAGSIRRAALEANTQDTVIGVIAWMHTFSPAKMWISGLDALRKPLLHLHTQINVELPWAEIDFDFMNLNQAAHGDREFGYIATRLEVPRKTVVGHVSTSAVTGQIASWQRACAGRAAMQDLRIARFGDNMRNVAVTEGDKTEAELRFGVSINTWGVNDLVEAVEAQSEAGVDKLVAEYEELYDLAPELRPGGGRHESLRYGARQELGLLQFMEKGGFGAFTTNFEDLGGLRQLPGLAVQRLMFHGYGFGAEGDWKTAMLVRAAKVMGAGLPGGASLMEDYTYHLVPGEEKILGAHMLEICPSLTTQRPSLEIHPLGIGGREDPVRLVFDTDPGPGVVVALSDMRDRFRLTANTVDVVPPDAPLPHLPVARAVWQPHPDLATSAAAWLTAGAAHHTVLSTAVGADVVTDFADMAGVELLLIDRSTELRAFQREVRWNAAYYRLAQKL; encoded by the coding sequence TTGAGCCCGCTTACCACCACCCTGGACCCGTACGAGGTCTGGTTCCTGACCGGCAGCCAGGGCCTCTACGGCGAGGACACCCTGCGCCAGGTCGCTGAACAGTCCCAGGCCATTGTCGGCATGCTCGAGGCCGCCGGCCTGCCCGTGCGGGTGGTCTGGAAACCCACCCTGACCGACGCCGGGTCCATCCGCCGGGCAGCGTTGGAGGCCAATACGCAGGACACAGTGATTGGCGTGATCGCCTGGATGCATACCTTCAGCCCGGCCAAGATGTGGATCAGCGGCCTGGACGCCCTGCGCAAACCGCTGCTGCACCTGCACACGCAGATCAACGTGGAGCTGCCCTGGGCCGAGATCGACTTCGACTTCATGAACCTGAACCAGGCCGCGCACGGCGACCGCGAATTCGGCTATATCGCCACCCGGCTCGAGGTTCCCCGCAAAACCGTCGTCGGCCACGTTTCCACCTCCGCCGTCACCGGGCAGATAGCATCCTGGCAGCGCGCCTGCGCCGGCCGGGCCGCCATGCAGGACCTGCGCATAGCCCGCTTCGGGGACAACATGCGCAACGTGGCGGTCACCGAAGGGGATAAGACGGAGGCCGAGCTGCGTTTCGGGGTCTCCATCAACACCTGGGGAGTCAACGACCTCGTTGAGGCGGTGGAGGCCCAGTCCGAGGCCGGCGTCGACAAGCTCGTGGCCGAGTACGAGGAACTATACGATCTGGCACCGGAGCTGCGCCCCGGCGGCGGCCGCCACGAGTCGCTGCGCTACGGCGCACGCCAGGAGCTGGGACTGCTGCAGTTCATGGAAAAGGGCGGCTTCGGCGCGTTCACCACCAACTTCGAGGACCTGGGCGGGCTGCGGCAGCTGCCCGGCCTGGCCGTGCAGCGGTTGATGTTCCACGGCTACGGCTTCGGTGCCGAAGGCGACTGGAAAACCGCCATGCTGGTCCGGGCCGCGAAGGTCATGGGTGCCGGACTGCCGGGCGGGGCGTCGCTGATGGAGGACTACACCTACCACCTGGTCCCGGGCGAAGAAAAAATCCTCGGCGCGCACATGCTCGAAATATGCCCTAGCCTCACCACGCAGCGGCCCTCCCTGGAGATCCACCCGCTGGGCATCGGCGGCCGGGAAGACCCCGTGCGGCTGGTGTTCGACACCGACCCGGGCCCCGGCGTCGTCGTCGCCCTGTCCGATATGCGCGACAGGTTCCGGCTCACCGCCAACACCGTGGATGTGGTGCCGCCCGACGCACCGCTGCCGCACCTGCCGGTAGCCCGCGCCGTCTGGCAGCCCCACCCGGATCTCGCCACCTCTGCGGCCGCCTGGCTCACCGCCGGCGCAGCCCACCACACGGTGCTCAGCACGGCGGTCGGTGCTGACGTAGTCACGGACTTCGCCGACATGGCCGGTGTTGAATTGCTGCTTATCGACCGCTCCACCGAACTGCGCGCCTTCCAGCGGGAAGTGCGCTGGAATGCTGCCTACTACCGGCTCGCCCAAAAGCTATGA
- a CDS encoding L-ribulose-5-phosphate 4-epimerase encodes MNELTPDLEEAAVRVRQEVWALHAELVRYGLVAWTAGNISGRVPGTDFFVIKPSGVAYGELTPANLILCDGDGQPVPGASAAGLAPSSDTAAHAYVYRHLPAVGGVVHTHSPYATAWAARGEPVPCVLTAMADEFGGEIPVGPFAVIGDDSIGRGIVATLDGHRSRAVLMRNHGPFTVGRDARDAVKAAVMLEDVARTVHLSRQLGEPVPIDPEHIDALFHRYQNVYGQGTPDVPSPTPATPSTSGAH; translated from the coding sequence GTGAACGAGCTGACACCGGACCTCGAGGAGGCCGCGGTCCGGGTCCGGCAGGAGGTCTGGGCCCTGCACGCTGAGCTGGTGCGGTACGGCCTGGTGGCCTGGACCGCCGGAAACATCTCCGGCCGGGTGCCCGGCACCGACTTTTTCGTGATCAAGCCCAGCGGCGTGGCCTACGGGGAGCTGACACCGGCGAACCTCATCCTCTGCGACGGCGACGGGCAGCCGGTCCCCGGTGCTTCCGCAGCCGGCCTGGCACCGTCGAGCGACACCGCCGCGCATGCCTACGTGTACCGGCATCTGCCCGCCGTCGGCGGAGTGGTGCACACGCACTCCCCGTACGCCACTGCATGGGCCGCCCGGGGAGAGCCGGTGCCCTGCGTCCTGACCGCCATGGCAGATGAATTCGGCGGCGAAATACCGGTGGGCCCGTTTGCCGTGATCGGGGACGACTCGATCGGACGCGGCATTGTGGCCACTCTGGACGGGCACCGTTCCCGTGCGGTCCTGATGCGCAACCACGGGCCGTTCACCGTGGGCCGCGATGCCCGGGACGCCGTGAAAGCCGCCGTCATGCTGGAGGACGTTGCCCGCACGGTGCACCTCTCCCGGCAACTGGGCGAACCGGTGCCCATTGACCCCGAGCATATTGACGCTCTGTTCCACCGGTACCAGAACGTCTACGGGCAGGGCACGCCGGACGTCCCCTCGCCAACACCTGCAACCCCTTCGACTTCAGGAGCGCACTGA
- the araB gene encoding ribulokinase, whose translation MSQTSTAPVHVVGIDYGTLSGRAVVVRVHDGAELGSAVSTYRHGVMDSVLAATGSPLPSDWALQVPSDYIEVLREAVPAAIRAAGIDPASVIGVGTDFTACTMVPVTADGTPLNELPGLADRPHAYVKLWRHHAAQGQADRINKLAADRGEAWLARYGGLISSEWEFAKGLQLLEEDPQLYERMDHWVEAADWIVWQLTGTYVRNACSAGYKGILQDGAYPDPDFLAALNPDFAGFVAEKLEHPIGRLGSSAGTLSDQAAAWTGLPAGIAVAVGNVDAHVCAPAAGAVAPGQMAAIMGTSTCHVMSAEHLREVPGMCGVVDGGIVDGLYGYEAGQSGVGDIFGWFTKHFVSAELSEEAAARGLSVHELLTEQAAREEVGAHGLLALDWQSGNRSVLVDHELSGLLVGLTLATRPHEVYRSLLEATAFGTRTIVEAFGASGVPVTEFIAAGGLIKNRFLMQVYADVLGMPISVIGSDQGPALGSAIHAAVAAGAYPHVRDAAAAMGRIKRNEYLPDPVRAEAYSVLYAEYTALHDYFGRGGNNVMRRLKALKRSAHQVREVPA comes from the coding sequence CGGCGGTCTCCACCTATCGGCACGGGGTCATGGACTCCGTGCTGGCGGCTACCGGCTCGCCGCTTCCCTCCGACTGGGCCCTGCAGGTCCCGTCCGACTACATCGAAGTGCTGCGGGAAGCCGTGCCCGCCGCCATCCGGGCCGCCGGCATCGATCCGGCGTCGGTGATCGGGGTGGGCACGGACTTCACTGCCTGCACCATGGTCCCCGTGACCGCCGACGGCACGCCGCTGAACGAACTTCCCGGCCTCGCCGACCGCCCGCACGCCTACGTGAAACTGTGGCGGCACCACGCGGCACAGGGCCAGGCGGACCGCATCAACAAGCTCGCGGCGGACCGCGGGGAAGCATGGCTGGCGCGGTACGGCGGACTGATTTCCAGCGAATGGGAGTTCGCCAAGGGCCTGCAGCTCCTCGAGGAAGACCCGCAGCTGTACGAGCGGATGGACCACTGGGTGGAGGCGGCGGACTGGATTGTCTGGCAACTGACCGGCACCTACGTGCGCAACGCCTGCTCGGCCGGCTACAAGGGCATTTTGCAGGACGGCGCCTACCCGGACCCGGACTTCCTGGCGGCGCTGAACCCGGACTTCGCAGGTTTTGTGGCGGAGAAACTGGAACATCCCATTGGACGGCTCGGCTCGTCAGCCGGCACCCTCAGTGACCAGGCGGCTGCCTGGACCGGCCTCCCCGCGGGGATCGCCGTCGCTGTGGGCAACGTGGATGCGCACGTGTGCGCGCCGGCCGCCGGGGCCGTGGCCCCCGGCCAGATGGCCGCCATTATGGGCACATCCACCTGCCATGTGATGAGTGCCGAGCACCTGCGCGAGGTTCCCGGAATGTGCGGCGTGGTGGACGGCGGGATTGTGGACGGTTTATACGGCTACGAGGCCGGACAGTCCGGCGTGGGCGATATTTTCGGCTGGTTCACCAAGCACTTCGTGTCCGCTGAACTCTCGGAGGAAGCGGCGGCGCGCGGCCTGAGTGTCCACGAACTGCTGACCGAACAGGCAGCCCGGGAGGAAGTGGGTGCCCACGGGCTCCTGGCCCTGGACTGGCAGTCCGGCAACCGTTCCGTGCTGGTGGACCACGAACTTTCGGGGCTGCTGGTGGGCCTGACCCTCGCCACGCGGCCGCACGAGGTCTACCGATCCCTGCTGGAGGCAACCGCATTCGGCACGCGCACCATTGTGGAGGCCTTCGGCGCCTCGGGGGTGCCCGTCACGGAATTCATCGCCGCCGGCGGACTGATTAAGAACCGCTTCCTCATGCAGGTCTACGCCGATGTGCTGGGTATGCCGATCTCCGTGATCGGCAGCGACCAGGGCCCGGCGCTCGGCTCAGCCATCCACGCCGCCGTCGCCGCCGGTGCGTATCCCCACGTCCGCGACGCCGCCGCCGCCATGGGCCGGATCAAACGCAACGAATACCTGCCTGATCCGGTCCGCGCCGAGGCGTATTCCGTGCTCTACGCCGAATACACGGCCCTGCACGACTACTTTGGCCGGGGCGGCAACAACGTGATGCGCCGGCTCAAGGCGCTTAAACGTTCGGCACACCAGGTCCGGGAGGTGCCGGCGTGA